The nucleotide sequence CTCCTCCGTTTTCTGTGAATGCATACAATAGACCATCCATGTGGATGCATTGTTCATAGTTCTCGCCCGGCAGCGAGGTCCATTTATAATCACCTACCCTTGAAAACGAAAGATATTGCTCTGGACTGTGGATGATAACCACAATGTAGCTTCCCATGGGTGGATCAGGAAACACAAATGCCCTGATGTAGAGGCAGTCAGAAAACTCATTTGGATCATCGTTCGGCGCTAGATCCCACATCTTAATCTTATTAACTGCACCGGCACTATCTAAGATCGGCTCTATTTGCTCAATGGTGATCGCCGAGGGGAGGGCAATCTGTTGACCAGTGATCGGATTGAGAAGGTGAAGCTCAGACTTCTCATCAGCAGTAACTAACCAGCCATTAGAGGACCCAATGAGATGCCTACTGCGGATAGGTGGATCCGGAAGAGTTAGCTTGTAGACCCTCTTTTCTGCAAGACTGTAGAGACAAGCTACGTTCTCACCATCGGCTTCGGAGGCGTAGAGGAGGCAAGGTGTCTGGGGCCGTTTATATTGCCCAAGCTGGCTATGTAGACTACTATACGCAGAGCGCCAGAAGGAGCACACGGAGCTCGCACGAATGAGGTCAGGAAGCTCCAGGTGGGAAAAGATATCCATCAATACATCCAGCGGCAGCTCCAGCAGTGTTTCAACCACAGTCTCGGTCTCCATCAGCGGCGGCTCTGGCAATATTTCCACCACGGTCTCGGTCTCCATCAGCATCAATGGCGGGTGTTTTCTGAATTTCCAGTGTGAACTGGGAGGGGGAGAAAGGGCCAGCAGCATACGCAACATTCTCAAGTCTAGCTGCAGTAAGCTCATCATCCTCACTAAGCTACACGTCCCCATTGGGGAAATTGCAAAATCGGATCTTCTGAATGATGAATCGCTTCCGCAGCTATCAACCGCACAGCTTTAGTTCAACCTAGCAGGAACAGGGGCAGGCAGCACTTGTATATATAATAGGAAGCTCAACCCACCTACCGAGGCCTCAGCTCAGCTCTAATTCGAGTAGGAAATGAGTCCGAATCCAAGAACGACAAGTAGTCCCGCGAAATTTGGACTGGAGACTACGGGAAAAAAAAGAAAGATTTGGACCTGGAATCGGACTACGCGGCTCAGACGGATCCCAATCCCGTTCCCGCGACGACaggaaagagagaaggaacaaACCAGAGGAAGTGCCGAAGTGTAGCAGCTCGATAGCGCACAAGGCGAAGGCGGGTGGGAGGTGGCAGAGAGATGGAACTGCGGACTGCGTTGATGAACTGCGGACTTCTTCGGCGGCGAGATGCGCCGCTGGCTGTATCGAGGTAATTGTGTGGGGAAAATCTATCCTGCGCACGTTCCGACAGCTGCCTTCCGTCCGATGGCGCTCGCGCGGTAAGGATCGATGCATCTTGTTATCCACTAGACGGGCCCATCTGTAAGACTCCATCTAACACATCggtttttttttttgaagttttttttttttgcatgaaaCTTGTGAGAGctttagggggtgtttgtttccagggactttttggtgtagggactagaaaaagttcctaccaaaccaaacagggtgggacttttttgggactttttgctaaaagtccttagaagcacctccttgaaagtctttttcaaaaagtcctagggactagaaaaagtcataGGACTAGAAAAACAAACACCACCTTATTCAACGAAAGCATTCGCTGAACAGTCCGCCAATAGGCTACTGATCAGGAAGCTAGGAGTAGAGTCTATCCAGCTCTTAGTCACTGTAAGCGTCAAACCACGCTTAGCACAGAGATGTGCAGGACCGTTTGCTGTTCTTATTACATGTtgaatagaaaaagaaataaagctaGGAGCTAGCTCTCCAATTTCTAACAGGATAGGTGCTATCACCGAGCGACCGTTATAGCGAGAATTCCAGAGGTTAACTGCCTCTAGACAGTCGGTCTCCATGATTACATGCGTGTAGCCTCGAAGTGTAGCAAATATCGCTCCTTCCTTCAGCGCAAGAGCCTCCGCAATTAGAGGGACTGTGACACCTGGAACTGGCTTACACCATGCACCCTTGAAGCCCGATGAAGAACGGGCAACACCTCCCAGCCCTGCATTCCCATCATCAAGGTGGACTGTTGCATCTGTATTTATCTTTATATGCATGTCGTCGGGGGGCTTCCAACCATAGCCTGGCAACGTAGAAGTGAGCTGCCGAGGCAGCTCGAGAATGGCTAAGTCCTCGCGGATCCTCCTGACAGAAGCTGCAGGATCCCATCCGTCCCGATCATGTGTGAGACGGTTGCGTGACATCCATATAGCCCACATAACAGTCACGAAGATCGCCCTCTCTCTGTCCGAGAATCGAGAGTCACAGACAATGTCTCTAGTCCACGTTTGCGGGTGGAGACGCGTTAGATGAACATCAAACAACAGTCGTGCCTCCTCCCAGAACCTACGTGCATGCGAGCAATGCAATAATGCATGCTCCATATCCTCGTCCATAGCAAGACATATCTTGCATGTGCTGATAGTTCTCATGTGGCGAAACACATCGTTTTGTTGTAAAAGAAGAAATGTTTTTAAATAACGCATACGTCATACACACATATACACAAGCAAATACACCCTACTGTTGATGATCATGACAGACTGAATCGGCGCATCATCTTAAGATTGACCGAGTCGTCACAGATGTCTTCATAGTGAATGGGAACATTTGTTCCACAGAATCCACGTCGCTAGAAGATCTGAAATAAAACCAGAAAAATGCGAACACCGATGTCAAGTTTAGGACTTGAACCATGATGAGTTGTGATTAACACTGTCCTCCTAACTATCCAACCACATATTGATTTGCTAGAAGAAATGCTAGATTTGACACAATAATTATGTCACAAGCTCCATGATCTATCTTTAAGAAAACTCTTATGTCGACTTTATTTGTAAATAAATTCATAGCGGTAACTGAAGACAAAGGATCGATGCATCTCGTTATCCATTAGAGGGGCCCATCCAtaagtgtcggagtaatgggccacgggtaggctaacccgagccccagaacctttcaagacatcggggcaggccgcgcccctcaaagccgagtctcagatggcgactcccagatgagtcgagtctcagatggcgactcccagataagccgagtctcagatggcgactcccagataaagccgagtctcagatggcgactccaagataagccgactcatggctggcgacttccggaggagccggctatggagagtcggcccacgaTTCTACTCTCGTCACGATATGCGAGGCGGGtacgaccacggcgtggccgtcacctcctactaacgaggggccggcatggctacagtgtgccgtaccactggagatctccggcgtggcccgacactgttgccatgccatccctgacctcagccacagtgtgcagcgcactgtggccacgatggcctacctGTACGGCTCAGAGACGGCGGACCCGCCTGTCAGTGAGAGCATGGAAGACggcggatacgccccgaaggcggccctgtgggagtcggctccctagagtcggccggcctctcccacgggtcccacgcgccattaaccagacacgacggggagtaacgacagtgatcgcccgatagacggcggcactgttgccatgaccccatgaccaagcctgcgtcatcagaatcACGGCTACAGTaccggactcgccggcggggccagcaagtcggcgggccccagcagtcggcggagaagacggcggcctgtaagacagacggctgggacccgcgcccagccggattaccattgtacccccgggggtaggcctatataaaccccccggggcacccatgcaaagggttcgcatccattagccttagaccagatcatataggaagaagagggctagccttgccttctcctacctcccgaatacagctctaggagcaactttgtagtcactacgccttagtgatcatgcggagaccccgcagagcagcagtaggggtgttatctccccggagagccccgaagctgggtaagattcgctggcgtgcatgccttcgcctcatcccgtttccaggcaccgacgacgttctactcgctcccaccatgataagccatcctttggcatatgtcacacccaacccccgacatttggcgcccaccgtggggcgaggtgcaccgtcgtccggagacctgctctggacgggaaccctcttcctcccccgcgagcgtagccagcccggcacgcccaatggcgcttgccctgatgcgctgcaaggcatcgacgatgcctgcgcggcgagctgcctcgccgaccttcttggcgaggtttgcatctccgacgagcctgcatccgatgcaggcacgggtggccccgaaagcctcctcgcgggcctcttcgaccatctccacgtcgccggcgagcctgccgtggacttggaatccgtaggctccaccgacccgatgctggtcgactccgacagcgtgtcgctcgacacgttcccctccaatgtggtgatctacgacgagccgctccctcgcaaggagagcggcggaagcgccgtcacggaAGTACTCGTCATTagtcatggcgagcactccggtgaaggagatcatgacccgctcgacgcggctctgcgagacctgacggcgcccattttggaggacgctgacgccgagacgctggaggcacgccgccttcagctcgtcgaaggcgcgaagaagctggcgagCATGAGACACTTGTCAGAGGCCtaacgtgagatggatcgcgccgtgggcggctcgccagccccgactgggcctagccgcctaggcacggtccgacaacgcggcgcggccatcgccaacctgttcggggccgatcgccccgTATATGCCACGCCTACGGAGAACATCCGCGCTGCCCACGCGGCAGCAGACGAACTAGACAACTTTGAAGGTGAAGAGCGTCGCTTGATGACCGAGCGAGTCCGGTGACTCCTCAAAGCGGCTGTCGCACAGAACGAagtcggctgccgcacggaggcgccgcaacgACAAAATGATGACttacccccaccccctccccccgcccgagatcaaggcgcgacgtctcggatgcCGACTGGCAGAGTCCACGGAAGAAAagagaaggatccggctgtcagccatagtcggactcgcgtcaccatcgagcgcgaccaagacggccaccTGAGAGCAATGGAACGGCAGGGCGACTACCTGCCTCGCCCACCACGAAGAGAAagacgagtctccccgccgcctgtcgagcatccgactctcggcgaccgccttggccgtcgagagggagtcggagagaacgacgcccgccaccggatcgaccgactccaccgatccctggcgctggaagaagaagatgagctgggcccgccctgcttcgggccccgcattcgagacgagccctttcccaaaggattcacgctcccccgagacacgcccaagtacaccggctccgtgaagccggaggattggctagttgactactccacggccgtcaacatagcgaacggcaacaagcacgttgccgtgaagtacgttccgctcatgctccagggcacggcccggacatggttgaacagtttgaagccccgcagcatcaacagttgggtcgacttcaccgaggctttcatccgcaacttcacaagcacgtacaagcgaccccccaagccgcgccagctctccttgtgcgtgcaaggccaagacgagtcgactcgcgactacctcacgcgatggggcgagcttcggaactcctgcgagggcgtgcacgaggtgcaggctatcgagtacttcaccgccgggtgcagagaaggcaccctcctcaagcacaggctcctctgcgacgagccagagaccctcgacgagttgctggtcatagcagacaagtatgctacggccgactcctccatgaagacagagattcaagttagtgcgactggcaaagtggcccctcaagctcccagaactccggctggagacaccagtcggcggcagcagcagaatgatcacaagcgcaaggccccacagccaacttccagcagtcggcaggttgcgacagtcgaagaccaacagcttgaggggcagcctccgacgaagcgacagaaaggcggcaagtccaactggttgccggccttctcttacgagcagactttggatggtccctgcaagttccacagtggcgcgaagccatcaaaccataccacccggaaatgccactggctcaccagaatcaccAAGGGAGACgacctccttcctcctccgcctgttgggccgccgcctccacagccgcccctgcagccggcggccaggccagtcggcgccgtacaagatgaataccccgaagaacatggagcttatgtggtgttcaccagtatggctgatgatcgacgcagcagacgATTGCAGCAGCAggaagtgaatgcagtagcatcagatgctccggagtttatgcattggtccgagaagcctatcagttggagcagagctgatcacccagaggtgatgccgaattcgggctcctacgccttggttctgagcgctaccttggccactgataggcgggccgctcgcttctcgcgagtgttgatagacggaggcagcagcatcaacatcctgtacaaggataccatggagaaattaggaatcaggCAGAAACAACTTCAAAGCAGCCGAACTATTTTCCACGacattgtacctggcctttcttactccccaatcggcaagatccagatagatgtcctcttcggagacaaagatcattttcaccgagagccagtttggtttgaagtggtggaccttgaaagcccataccaagcattgcttggccgatctgctctggccaagttcatggcggtcccccactacgcttacctcaagatgaagatgccaagttcaaaggggattctgaccgtggccggcgactacaggaagtcgtccgcctgcgtgGCCGAGAgtagtcggctagccgagtccctggtgatcgcagctgagaggcggctccttgatcgggttgtggcaatggccggcaagcagccagagatgtcgcccgaccccaaggagtcggaagctgagggttcgttcaagccggctaaagaaacaaagaggatacctttggacccggagcacccggagaggcacgctgtcataggtgcaaacctagacaacaaataggaaggcgagctcgtcgatttcctccgtgagaatcgagacatcttcgcatggtcccctaaagacatgccaggtgtaccaacggaattcgccgagcacaagttacatgtctgatctgatgtgaagcccgtcaggcagcccttgcaccgcctgtcagaagagaaaagaagagttgttggagaagagatagcccgactcctagcggccggcttcattatggaggtgttctttccagaatggctggcgaacccggtcctagtgttgaagaagaacaagcagttgcggatgtgtatcgactacaccagcctcaacaaagcttgccccaaagatccatttgctctgccaagaattgaccaggtgatagactccacagccgtatgcgagctgttgagcttcttagatgcatattcaggatatcaccagatcaagctgaacctagcagacagactgaagactgccttcatcacgccgtttggagccttctgctacctgactatgacgttcggcttaaagaatgtcggcgccacctttcagcgttgcatgcagaagtgtctcctcaagcaactcggcagaaatgcccatgtctacgtggatgatgtggtggtgaagacagaaaagtgtggaacattgttggaagatctccaagaaacctttgagaatctgcgccgattccagatcaagctcaatccggagaagtgcgtctttggagtaccagccggccagctccttggcttcctggtctctgaacgcggcacaGAGTGCAACCCcgtaaagatcaaagccatcagaggatggaagtcccccgccgactgttagatgtgcagaagttcaccggctgcttggcgtccatcagccgattcatcagtcggctgggcgagaaggctctccctttgtaccaactgatgaagaagaccacctttttcgagtggaaccacaaggcagatgaagcatttctccagttaaagaagatgttgactactccccctgtgctggcggctccgactcccaaagagcctatgctcctatacattgccgccaccagccgggtagtcagcacaattatcgtggttgaatgcaaggaggaaggcaaggcgctccctgtctagagaccggtatattacctgagcgaggtactgtcgacctccaagcagaactacccccactaccagaagatgtgctacggcgtgcatttcgccgccaagaagttgaagccgtactttcaagagcatccaatcactgtggtttgcaccgctccactagccgagatcatcggaagccgtgatgcttcaggccgagtagccaagtgggccatagatctggctccctacaccatctactatcagccccgcaccgccatcaagtcacaagcactggctgacttccttgtcgactgggctgagacccagtacctgccgccggcacccgactccacccattggcggatgcatttcgatggctccaagatgcgcactggcttgggagccggcgtcatcctcacctcccccaaaggtgacaagctcaaatacgcactgcagatccacttcgccgcctccaacaatgttgccgaatacgaggcgctcgttcacgggctccggtttgccaaagaactcggcatccgccggatcctgtgctacggcgattccgatttggtggtccagcagtcgtttggcgactgggacgccaaagatgcaaacatggcgagctaccgcttcatggtgcagcaactcagcggatatttcgaggggtgtgaaTCCCTTCACGTTCCAAGAAATgagaacgaccaagcagacgccctggcacgagtcggctccacccgacaagcaataccatccggcgtcgcccttcagcgcgtcctcaagccgtctatcaagccttcgccagaatcagactccatttttgtgccagctccccccaaagaagtcggatccgactcaagagcaccaGCAGATGGCACAAGAATCCTTACAGACGGCTCCAAAAAAaccgcagtcgaagccggcccggggacttcagaacccggcccggggactgcgacgGTCAGCCCGAAGACTTCAGAACTCGGCTCGGGGACTGCACCGatccagcaagcggccgcggatcccagcccgccgcctcccagccagccgcccttgtccaagtcgcaatagtggcaattgaagaaatagcagcaccctcatgggcccagcccatcctcaagttcctagtaatcAGAGAGCTACCAGCTGATgaaatcctggctcggcaagtgcagcgccaagcggcagcctataccatagtcaacagagagctggtcaggcgcagtgtcgCTGGTGTCTACCAATGCTATGTCGAAGTAGAACAAgtccaagcaattctcagagacattcatgaaggcgagtgtggccaccatgcggcttcaagggcactcgtcgccaaagccttccgacacggtttcttctggccgactgccctagaagaggccaaggagttagtccaaaactgcaaagggtgccagatgttccgttccaagccactctAGCCGGCTTCTgtgctcaagaccattcccatcgcctggccctttgcggtttggggcttggacatggtaggaccattgaagacggcacgaggcggcctaactcacctacttgtcgcggtggacaagttcaccaagtggatagaagccaaacccatcaagaagttgaatggtccgactgcagtaaccttcatcaccgacattacgactcggtacggtataccacacagcatcatcaccgacaatggcacaaattttgccaaaggagccttggcccgtttctacgcaacacagggcatccgactggacttagcgtccgtcgcccatccgcagtcaaacggccaagtggaccgagcaaacggcctcatcctatccggcatcaagccccgcctggtcgaaccactggagcattcggccggctgttggcttgaggagcggccagccgtcctctggagtctgcgcacgactccaaacaagtcaaccggcttcacgcctttcttcctcgtttacggtgctgaagccgtcatcccgacggacatagaatttgactccccgcgagtcaccatgtacaccgaggaggaagcagaagaggcacgtcaagacgacgtcgatctgctggaagagggccggctgttggcactcagtcagtccgacatctaccagcagagcctgcaccgatactacaacaggaaggtcaggccaagatctttccaagagggcgaccttg is from Triticum aestivum cultivar Chinese Spring chromosome 1B, IWGSC CS RefSeq v2.1, whole genome shotgun sequence and encodes:
- the LOC123111815 gene encoding F-box protein At5g25290-like, whose product is MGTCSLVRMMSLLQLDLRMLRMLLALSPPPSSHWKFRKHPPLMLMETETVVEILPEPPLMETETVVETLLELPLDVLMDIFSHLELPDLIRASSVCSFWRSAYSSLHSQLGQYKRPQTPCLLYASEADGENVACLYSLAEKRVYKLTLPDPPIRSRHLIGSSNGWLVTADEKSELHLLNPITGQQIALPSAITIEQIEPILDSAGAVNKIKMWDLAPNDDPNEFSDCLYIRAFVFPDPPMGSYIVVIIHSPEQYLSFSRVGDYKWTSLPGENYEQCIHMDGLLYAFTENGGVYTFDLTGPTFTRNIIADELQNYKTDGYTYFVQAPWGDLLQVCRTLDFTPEVFIKTKKILFYKVDVAAKELVEMNGLHDHVLFLGRSQSQCLSTEEYPQLKPNRVYFTDDMTYILKYKNNDRDIGILNLENDNREDVPKLWCNWPNPIWMTPNLTRINMALDK